Genomic DNA from Salvia miltiorrhiza cultivar Shanhuang (shh) chromosome 1, IMPLAD_Smil_shh, whole genome shotgun sequence:
CGTCTCCCTCGGCGCCGCCTGCACCCTCCTCTGCCAGAATAATTGGAATCTCAGCTCCGTCTACGACAAATTTTTCGCCACCGACGACAGGAATCACCAAACCGCCGCGTCGTCGTCGCAGCGAGAATTAGGGCAAAATCTGTGCAAGATATGTTACGACGAAATCAGCCCCCAAAACACGGTCTCCGCCACCTGCGGCCATCCCTTCTGCGCCGATTGCTGGATAACCTACGTCGCGACGGCGATCGACGACTGCGCCGGATGCCTGACGCTGCGGTGTCCGGAGCCTGGCTGCGGCATGGCCGTAGGTGTAGATCTGATAGAATCGCTGGCCTCCACTGACAGCAAGGAGAAGTACCTTAGATATCTCCGCCAATCCTACGTAGAGTCCTGCCGCCGGAGAAAGTGGTGCCCCGCCCCGGGATGCAATTTCGCCGTCGAATTCGACGGAGGCGGAGGTGGCGGAGGCTACGACGTGACGTGCGGCTGCTCTCACAAATTCTGCTGGAACTGCGGGGAAGAGCACCACCGCCCCGTCGGCTGCGAAACGGTGGCGAACTGGTCGGAGAAGAACAATTCGGAGGCGTAGAACACGCAGTGGATCCTCGTCTACACCAAACCCTGCCCCAAATGCCGCCGCCCCATCGAGAAAAACCAAGGCTGCAATTGGATGACGTGTCGCCCCCCCTGCCGATTCATTTTCTGCTGGCTCTGCGGCAAGGGCACGGGGTCCCACACCCACTGCAACAAatacggcggcgccgccgccgtcgaTGAAAACAACGCGAAGAGAGAGAAGGCGAGGAAGGATCTGCGGAGATACACGCATTACTACGAGCGGTGGCACGCCAACGAGCAGTCGAGGAAGGCGGCCGTGAAGGATCTGAAGACGTGGAGAGACGACGACGGCATCTCTAAGCTCGGCGAGGCGCAAGGGGAGGCGCCGGCGCAGCTGCAGTTCGTGACGAAGGCGTGGGAGCAGATTGTGGAGTGCCGGCGCGTGCTGAAATGGAGCTACGCCTATGGTTACTACATGGAGAGGGAGGCGCCGGAGAAGGTGGCGTTGTTCGAGCATTCGCAGGGGGAGGCGGAGAAGCAGCTGGAGCGGCTGCACCACTGCGTGGAGAAGGAGATGGGGGTGTACCTCCGGCGACGGAGGGAGGATTTCAAGgaatttagggttagggttgttGATCTAACTGTGGTGACCGGGAATTATTTTGAGAATTTGGTGAGGGATTTGGAGAATAATCGACCGGAAGTTgtgggtggcggcggcggccggaatGGTTTGGAGGAGAAGAAGGATGACGATGAGAGGAAGGATTTGGGgaagaagagaaagaagaagaaggatgATGATGAGAGTTATGTTCCTAGGAAAAGAGCAACTTATGCTTCTAGGTATTCTCGTAATTAAGTATTGATGATGAACGTGCACATttgttttggatgattattgtTGTGAGGAGAGTAtagtttttttttggttttaggATTATTGAGATTGTTTCAATAGTAAGTTTATGATTAGAAAATCATAGACTATTCATTAATTTATGCATGTTGAATTATGAAATTTTTGGTAGTACAATATTCTTGTTATTGGTTTTGGTGAAATATGGAAAACATTGAAGATTTATGAAGATGTAGTTGAGCAATGAATATTGCCTATGAATTCAAGAGCTTTattttgtactccctctgtcccaataatATAGTGGCAGATCTATAAGGGGCGATGGGGGTACAACTGTACccgaaaaaaagaaataaatttacTAGTAGTGTTAAGCCCTATCAGTTAGTAGTTTATGATTGTATTACGAAGGAGTTGAAGAAATTTGATACTGAGCTCGTGCACAAAATGTGAGTGTTGTCTCTTATGTTGAGGATAGAGTTGATAGTGACTATAATTTTCAAAATGACTATAATTATAAAGTTGATAGTGATCTATAGTTTCTATCCCAACAGCTCTCTATCTCTCTTGCAACAACTTGTCACTTGACTTAATTTTGACGGTCAATTAAACTCTAATTTCGTCGCAATCAAACtcatgtgaaaattacaacaaaaatataaatttatgtattttttggttTACTTAAAAGTtcatgtgaaaattacaactttttccaaagttcgtgtattttttggtcaTAACCCCTGGTTCTATTCAAGTTTAAATGATCATTCTAAATTTAGATTTAAATTCAAATACCAATCATTTGGAAAAGAAAGCCGATTCGGCTGAGGGAATGGGTGTTTCTTTGAGGATGTCTCGCCGGATGTTATCGTATTTCCGATCCAACCCAGAGAGGAATTGATAGAGTCTCCGGTTCTCGATTAATTTCCGGTATTTATTGATTCCTTCTTCACAACACCCGAGAGGATTCGGCTCCCTTCGATCGATGGTGAGCCAAATCGCCTGCAGTTCGTTCCAATAATCCTCCAGAGTAAGTACTCCTTGGCTTACTTTGTTGGCCTTAACTTCAAGGTCGTAAATCTGAAAAGGATCGACCCCGCTTCCATAGGTGATAGCGAGGCTATCCCAGACAGCTTTTGCCGTTTGGTGTTGAGCAAAGTTCACCACTAACTTTGTTTCCATGTTTTGTATGAGCCATGAAAAAACTGATAGATCTGTTTCCTCCCATTTGTAGTAGTCGGGATCCGTTGTTTTTGGAGGTGGTGGTCGGCCGGTGATGTGGCCGGATTTTCCTCTACTCCCTATGGCCACCTTCATGAGGCGAGCCCATAGGGCGTAGTTATTGCCATCAAGCTTGATTCCCAGCGAGATGGTGTTTGAGTTTTGCACTAAATTTGCAATCTGTAGTGATAATTCTTGTGAGGCTGTTGATTTTGGATCGGTAATTTGGGTTTCTTCTGACATGTTTTGTTTTGTGGTTTGTTTTCAGGAGAAACAACGTGAGATAAGAACAGGTTTGATCGAAAAAGAGGTTTGAGTAAGGGATTTGGAAACTATGATGATAATTTTCTGAGTTTCAAGGATttaacccgctctgataccatgttaaaacaTGTTATCATCATAGAAGAGAGAATTTGTTCCTTGAATATTGTTCTTGTATTTCTTGTTATTTCCTGCTGATACAATCATCCCTTTTATAGTATTAAGAAGGGAGCTGATATTCAATATTACTtctacaacatcatgaggattcctacaacatcatgaggattcctacaacatcatgaggatccCTATAATTAAGGGATTCTTAAttatcttttgactaactttatcttttgactaactttatTTGTCTGCTGACTTTTTATTCTCAACATTTTCTACTTGGAAGACAATGATGCTACAGAGTGATGAACAATTGAGGTACGCCAATTCAGTTGTCTATTACTCACAATTGTGGTTTTCATTAAGCATCACATTAATCATGAAAGGGACAAATTCAGAGTATCACACGATTTGGTCAAAGTTTGGTATCATTGATTTCTCTAGCAATAATTTTCAAGGACAGATACCAAAAGCAATTGGTGATCTTACCTCACTTCATCAGCTCAACCTCTCCCACAATGCCCTCAATGGAAGCATCCCAAACTCATTTGGTCAGTTGAGGAATCTCGAATCACTCGACCTCTCTGTAAATCGACTCATCGGGCCAATACCAGTGGAGCTTGCAGGGCTCACATTCCTTTCATTCTTGAATCTGTCCTACAATAAGCTGGTTGGAGAGATCCCAAATGGGCGTCAGTTACAAACATTTTCAGCTGATTCCTTCAAAGGAAATGCGGGGTTGTGTGGTTTCAATCTCAACATAAGCTGCAGTACTGATAGTGATGACAGTGATCATTTGTGGCCAGAAGAAGATGAAAACGGGGAAGAGAAGAGTGAGATCGAGTGGGAGTATGTATCTTCTGCGTTTGGTTATGTTGTGGGATTAGGAAGCATTGCATGGACGCTTTTTTTCCGCAGAAGCTTCAGAGAAAGATATTTCGAGAAAATAGAAGAGATTGTTGACAAGATTTTCTACGAGAGAGCCAGTAGAAGAAAAcatgaaagaagaagaaaaagagtagagatgagaaaAGAGATTAGGAGACAGCAGAGAAGTTGATGATATAAACAAGGGTGCTTAGTGTTTGATGTAAGTTTGaagctttgtttttttttttttttttttttttttttttttgcatgtaACTTTCTTTAATTTAAGCTGTAAAAGAGATTCTGTGTGTTGGTAATTAACTATGTCATTTTATTTTACGAGAATTAGCACATATCAGATTTGTCTTGTTTAA
This window encodes:
- the LOC131013282 gene encoding probable E3 ubiquitin-protein ligase ARI8; amino-acid sequence: MTCRPPCRFIFCWLCGKGTGSHTHCNKYGGAAAVDENNAKREKARKDLRRYTHYYERWHANEQSRKAAVKDLKTWRDDDGISKLGEAQGEAPAQLQFVTKAWEQIVECRRVLKWSYAYGYYMEREAPEKVALFEHSQGEAEKQLERLHHCVEKEMGVYLRRRREDFKEFRVRVVDLTVVTGNYFENLVRDLENNRPEVVGGGGGRNGLEEKKDDDERKDLGKKRKKKKDDDESYVPRKRATYASRYSRN
- the LOC131006194 gene encoding probable E3 ubiquitin-protein ligase ARI5; its protein translation is MDSEGEGFYSSSSSDATADDSFADYAAVSRLQKPYKILTEGDIQQLLDDDISTVSDVLSVSLGAACTLLCQNNWNLSSVYDKFFATDDRNHQTAASSSQRELGQNLCKICYDEISPQNTVSATCGHPFCADCWITYVATAIDDCAGCLTLRCPEPGCGMAVGVDLIESLASTDSKEKYLRYLRQSYVESCRRRKWCPAPGCNFAVEFDGGGGGGGYDVTCGCSHKFCWNCGEEHHRPVGCETVANWSEKNNSEA